One window from the genome of Nicotiana tomentosiformis chromosome 5, ASM39032v3, whole genome shotgun sequence encodes:
- the LOC138893145 gene encoding uncharacterized protein, whose translation MGLPESISQGCKLPWLFMGDFNSILNMEDRIGGSPVTMPEIRDFQQCVTTCGLIELPSKGSRYTWSDKQGDWFNTMPDFVAMFKPEGISDHFPVKIEQIKNGKNPKKPFKYCNVWSSHLEFQTRVSQVWQTPIEGCMMFQVVKKLKMVKQSLKEFNKKFFKDIEAEAAKDREEILLAQLALQDNHLDQKLQEQERESYLKFRRSSYLAEVYLQQWSKDKEGRLQAEPEIIANIFIEFYQDILGRKGEQRTKAFNSFLKNGNLLSVDQQLRLVKEFTGKEVKKAMFSIDINKSPCLGGYGNNFFRKVWNIVWEEIVMTCINSTKFSVKVNGEGHGYFDRRRGLRQGDPISPLLSVLIMEYLSRTLKRMSDLPDFKFHPMCKRLKLTHMIFADDLMIFRLTSEVHEEIITMTGFVPETFPIRYLGLPLSSKKWSKMECQQLLDKITEKITNAYSRHLSYAERLQIINVILFSIYNFCGAVFILLQSVLKAVDKRYMDYLWGTSEEHKKIALVV comes from the exons ATGGGGTTACCTGAATCTATCAGCCAGGGATGTAAACTTCCCTGGCTGTTCATGGGTGATTTTAACTCGATATTGAATATGGAAGACAGGATAGGAGGAAGCCCAGTGACAATGCCTGAGATAAGGGATTTTCAGCAGTGTGTTACCACATGTGGACTGATAGAACTTCCCTCAAAGGGAAGCAGATATACCTGGAGTGATAAGCAGGGAG ATTGGTTTAATACCATGCCAGATTTTGTAGCTATGTTCAAGCCAGAAGGGATTAGTGATCACTTTCCTGTAAAGATTGAGCAAATCAAGAATGGAAAGAATCCAAAGAAACCGTTTAAGTACTGTAATGTATGGTCAAGTCATCTAGAGTTCCAGACAAGAGTGTCACAAGTGTGGCAAACACCTATAGAAGGGTGCATGATGTTTCAAGtagttaaaaaattaaaaatggtAAAACAAAGTCTGAAGGAGTTTAACAAGAAGTTCTTTAAAGATATTGAGGCTGAGGCAGCAAAAGATAGAGAAGAAATTCTCTTGGCACAATTGGCATTGCAAGATAATCACTTGGATCAGAAACTGCAAGAACAGGAAAGGGAAAGTTACCTCAAGTTCAGGAGATCATCATACTTGGCAGAAGTTTATTTGCAACAATGGAGCAAG GACAAAGAAGGTAGACTACAGGCAGAACCTGAGATAATAGCTAATATATTTATAGAATTCTACCAAGATATATTGGGGAGGAAAGGTGAACAAAGAACTAAGGCATTTAACAGCTTTCTGAAGAATGGAAATCTCTTGTCTGTGGATCAACAATTAAGACTGGTGAAGGAATTTACTGGGAAGGAGGTGAAGAAGGCAATGTTCAGCATCGACATCAACAAGAGCCCATGCCTAGGTGGTTATGGAAATAATTTCTTTAGAAAAGTATGGAACATAGTATGGGAAGAG ATAGTTATGACATGCATTAACTCGACTAAGTTTTCTGTGAAGGTGAATGGTGAAGGACATGGTTACTTTGATAGAAGGAGAGGATTGAGACAAGGAGATCCAATTTCTCCTTTACTCTCCGTTTTAATAATGGAATACTTATCCAGAACCTTGAAGAGAATGAGTGACCTCCCTGATTTCAAATTTCATCCAATGTGTAAGAGACTCAAACTTACTCACATGATATTTGCAGATGATCTTATGATCTTCC GGCTCACAAGTGAAGTACATGAGGAGATCATTACAATGACAGGATTTGTACCAGAAACATTCCCAATAAGGTACCTGGGGTTGCCTCTGTCTTCAAAGAAGTGGAGCAAGATGGAATGTCAGCAGTTATTAGATAAAATTACAGAAAAGATCACAAATGCTTATTCAAGGCATTTGTCTTATGCAGAAAGATTGCAAATCATAAATGTTATTTTGTTTTCAATCTATAACTTTTGTGGAGCAGTCTTTATTCTCCTACAAAGTGTGCTTAAAGCAGTTGACAAGAGATATATGGACTACTTATGGGGCACATCAGAGGAACACAAGAAGATAGCATTGGTGGTTTAG